One Gadus macrocephalus chromosome 17, ASM3116895v1 genomic window, ctggagagagtagctgcggcgggcttgaagctccatcctgataagtgccatttcctgaggagagaggtaactttccttgggcacagggtgggggaagaaggcattagcaccatggaggacaaagtgcaagctgtccaggactggcccacccccactgacaccagacagctgaaaagcttcctcggactggcgtcttactacagacgctttgtgaggggcttctcctgtgtggccgctcccctgttccgcctgctacagaaggacagggagtttgtgtgggcagaggattgccagtctgctttcgagacactcaagggagctctcaccaaagccccggtgctctcccctcctgaccctgccctgcccttcatcctggacacggacgctagtaacgttggcaatggcgccgtgctggcacaggaggggccggaaggggagcgggtggtggcgtattacagcaggacatttaacaaagctgaacgccgctactgcgtcactcgaccgcgagctgctggccatcgttagagctgtacgccacttcaaatattacctctgtggccgtcacttcactgtaaggaccgaccactccgcgctccagtggctcatgtctttcaaggagccagaagggcaggtcgcacggtggatcgaggagctgcagtcctacagcttcagtgtggtgcacagggcaggggtacgccatgctaatgcagacgccctctcccgacgcccctgcagtcaggatggctgccgcaactgtgaaaggagggagagccgtgagaaggagctgtgcagccaggaggagggatgttctgcggtggaggtggcgtccccagtctgctgtgagctccgggaggtcgacaccgcaggatggagacggcagcaggaggaggacgcagaccttcgaccagtgctccagtggttggaccaacagcggcggcccccatgggaagaagtgtccgttctctccctggtcaccaagggactgtgggctaagttcgaggccctgcgactgtgggatggcgtgcttcagcgggcctggaaggaacccgccaccggagaggtgaggtggcaggtggtggtgcctcactctctgcgtggggaagtgcttcaagcggtccatggtgccgtgggctcaggtcactttggggtgacaaagaccctgcgtcgcctccgccttggcttctactgggggcagcacaagagggacgtcgaggacttctgtcgccgctgtgatggctgcacagcccgcaaaggccccacggaaaggtcccatgcccagctacagcagttccctgtggggttccctatggagagggttggggtggatgtggtgggcccgctaccctgcacagagagggggaacaagtatgtcctcacggccatggactattttaccaagtggccggaggcgtacgctctgcctgaccagggggcggagaccatagcggacgctttggtcggggggatgattagccgttttggggcagcggagtccatccacagtgaccaggggagaaattttgaatcctgtgtctttgcggctttatgtagcaggctggacatgcagaagacccgtactacccccctgcacccacagagtgacggcttggtggagcgatttcatcgctgtatggagcagcagctggccattgtctcggctgagcatcagcgggattgggacaatcatctgcctctggtgctcatggcatacaggtcagctgtccaggagtcgacgtcctgcacacctgctctgctgatgttgggcagggagcttcgcaccccagctgacctggcgtttggccggccgcccgattctccccctgttcctcccggcccagagtatgccaggagactccaggaccgccttgagacggctcactccttcgccaggggacagctgctgagcgcaggggtgaggcagaaaaggaactatgatgtgcgttctcgtggcaggcactttgaggctggcgagctggtctggacctacagcccgcaaagaaagaagggaagatgcccaaagctcgatagcgagtggatcgggccatgcagggtccttgagaggatgggggaggtggtgtacagggtccagctaccacctcggggaaggagggtggctctccacagagaccggttggccccttatcgaggcaccgccacccctcaacctgctccagcgagccctgcagctccccgcaccggtgcgaatgggccccggacacgcacacctcagtgttctggccctgggtcctcacctaaccctatccttgtctcccctccctgtcgatcaccacagtcagcaacttggcccccagccccgcccctccctttccccctgcccgcccccgggcctgacactcgtgggcccctcttgcccccaggcgcttctccccagccccccgtggccccaacgcggcctcgtagggagaggagagcgccgggtcgcttccgggactttgtttgttccctcgaggacgaggaactttgaaggggggaggcaatgtagcgaccctgggacaattaaatagtttgtgtgttatgtgttgcattgtatttcattgtccgttatgccagttgttctatgtgcatgtattgtaatgttcttattgtcaatcagggtgggggcctgcacgcgagtgagaccgtgttgccggggtaaccgggggtttgtttgtgtgtcggtttttctgcggttgtttacattgttacgggtttttcagtgacctggttttggttgattaaaaactacgatcaattactaatgactcgacatgattatgtcaccggcgaggtcgttacagtactgtaaaaacacatgttcaagttgaatgataatgcatgaatatattctttattctgccatagtaacacggtaaataaatggcaaaaaataggctgagaacaaattcgtatttgcgatatgttcaataaaacgtaatcacggacaaaatacgtttttcagacaaacgtaattgagaatgcagaatagttctctgggaacgtaattttgatgagatagggttgctctgtcagttgtcaaaaaaagcggacggacgtggtctctatagcaacgacctcagctacccaacactgatcaaaaaaattattgtttctctcaatcaaagcacaaaacaggacaactgatatccatagccttaacccatacatgttgtgtaattaacaaggacacgttggtgtagttgtgttgaggaatgtcacagatttcactgtaaaatcgccgttaatgtgcagccatcgggtcttccgttatgccgcgtttccactgcagggtgcggaacggatcggatcgcaaaggggcggtagggagggggcagtatagcccagctcagttccgaggtcgcgtttccactgccgacagtacccttggtggtagcccggatgtcaatcgccgcggcagctacgtaaacatcgtaaacaacgtcttcctccgcaagaatgcagacgaacgtctccacctccttgttcgcccaagcaagctttttacgcgacatgttaattgtaaagaataataccttgaggctactgtttgtttgtttttatccccgcgtcacccggaagtgacgattctgtcgaccaatcaacggagggggggtgtagctagaattccagggtaccctttcaggcgtctggtctcgttttgggtaccgcaacggaggagtccctagaatggggtcggaacgggtacggcaaagtccgggtcacgcccacttttggcggtggaaacgcgatccgacccgcacctttgcgatccgatccgttccgcaccctgcagtggaaatgcgccataagccaatgggatgaatgctcatagcttcatatattgcagtggagggattacattgtaatgaatggaaaaccccctgcgtcgaaaaaagaagcacaaggtcctccgttagcaaATGAGAttaatgctcatagcgtctctatgtgcagccatcgggtcccccgttagccaatgggatgaatgctcatagtcatagcttcatacattgccgtggagggaggcctacattgtaacgagttgaaaaaCCCATGCGtagaaaaaagaagcacaagggtaaCCTTTCTGACGCACAAGGGTACCCTTGTGCGTTAgaagctgaagccaaagtcactgaccgttcgtcaaaggTCGACGCGCTCCGAGTGACAATGTGTTGGAGTCAGAGACGGCAGgaagccactgctgctgctgccatccCTACAGCTGAAAAGGTGAGTCAGAGTTCCGCTAGGCAACAGCTCTTTTCTACGCTGCTTATGAGGTCATGTGAGCATAAATATCGCATCTGAAAGACAACGTATTCCGTAACATCCAATTTGCGCTCTGTCTCAGGAAGTCACAAAACTAACACTCAATTTTTTcatcaatattaaaataaatgcgGTGGTCATCTATGAAccgtaaaataataaatacgaaTGAAACCCTTTGAGTTTATCAAAAAGcgtttattaatattcatagTAATGTCACACAAGTTCACAAAGTGTTTTAAGACATGTCTGGCtcagtttggtgtgtgtgtgtgtatgcaagtgtTGGTGTGTAAATTCTCTAAACAGTGCAGTTTTAAATAATCGACCACAAAGGGAAATAGAGGGGGAAGGTGTATTGCAACAGGAAAAATAGAAATCTCATTTAAAAAGATAACGaacaaggaaaaacaaaaaaaatgtgttcAAAAAGAACATTTAGCACCATCTATCCCATAGTATTCAACAGATAATATCATTAAAATCTCATCTTAATAAGTACCCTGCCCCCTatggaataaaaaaaatcataaaccCAGAAGAGAAATGAAAACACGATAAACAAAATAACTGTTTCTCATctctaataaacacacacacacacacacacacaatgacagcgTTCTGTTAGTAGTATCGTCTATGTGAGCTACAGGGGAAACGTGGTGTTATGTCCAAGATAaagatggaggggggagagagccaAGCACCAGGTAAACAGTAGTCCCTCGCCCGACCTCATATTTCTTTAGTCCACACTTTATACCAAACAGACACAAAGGGGACACTTAGCACCTTTTGATGAACGATCCTATGGAGAAAACCAATGTCCAATAAATAGAAGAGAAACACTTTTAAATAAAGGAAAGAGGAACAGAGACATGTACAATGTAAGGGGAAACATTCGACAGTTATgatatagacacacaaacaaagcccaCTGGATGACGATCGCTTTTAGACAATTACAACCTGATGGTCAATATTAACTCTCAACAAGGAAATAAAATATGTAGAATGTCATAATAAAAACAAGATTCACACATCACGATTctgaatgacaaaaaaaaaattcaagatgAAGTCCCGAAAAAAACCAAAGTCTATGCAACCCGTATGTTTTGAAGCATTCCAAACCGTTTTTTTCTCATATTCTTAATGCTTTAGAAAATGTTCATATCTCTATTCTTAGTATTTTTCTAAATACAAGTGACAAGGCCAATGTGGTATATATCTAGGCTGATCTAGTTTAGAAAAAAACTCAACacaataaattatttttttctcataaAAGCACTCCACGATAATCGCAAACAGCATGTACAAAATTCAGTATTCAAcacggtaaaaaaaaacaattaaaacatgCCGTCAGACCGCTCCTTTGTCGTTTGTTCAATGGCAGCACTGACTGCACCGTGGTCGTCAAGTTCATCGTTGCCAGGGCAACTGGCTGGCGGAGTGCACCTTCTGAGAGTAAACTGGCGTTTTTTTGATTGGCGGTATTTGAATGCTATGTAAACTGGAATTTTCCGTTGGCTGTTCGGCAAGTATTAGCAgtagtaaaaaagaaaaaaaggtttgatttattttttttataatgacaGTTGCAAAGTGAAATGCTGTGTTTTGTCCCGGCTGGCAGGAGTTTTGGTTATGActgagaggtggaggtggagggctgTCACCGGGAGCCAGACACGGACGACtgcagggagagagtgagagagagacgtcaGGATCACTCCAGACGGGCGGGGCATCAGGCGAGCCAGAGTATGAGGTGGTGGGGAGGGCTCTTACCAGGTTGAAGGAGTCGTAGGCGGTCATGAGCTCGTCGATGCGGTACtgctccagcaccaccacattGGCCAGGCTGGGGCTGCGGTGGCGGGCGCAGTCCTCACAGTGCACCACGTACgtcttcctgctgctgctctcgcTGGTCACGAACAGCAGGTCAAACACCTCCACCTGGTGGACACAACGCGCCATTGACATCAGTGGAAGAGGAGACTCAACGTTTCATGGCTTGGATGGGAATTCAATTACATTGGGGATCAGTTAGGGGATTTTGTTCGCAGATGGCCACAGATAAgatttcgggggggggggggggtggccatCACGCTATCCTTCACTATCATGAGGCCTTCAGAATAGCGAGGCTAAACACTAGGGCCGTGTACTCACGTCACACTCGTTGCAGTAGTAGGCGGGCTCGTCCTTGACGCGGCTCTGGTAGGAGATCTTCTTGCCCCCGGCCACCAGCTGGTCTCTCAGCACCTGGATGTGTTTCATGGACTGCAGGAGACAGTGCCTGCAGGTGGAGATACAAAGTAAGCTTTCTACAATGATAACACCCTACTGCATTAGCTGGCTCCATCTCACACCAATTACTAAATATTTCCCCTTTAGATGACCATTTTTCTCCCCCACTCACTTGAGCATCTTGAAGGTGTCGGGGTCGGTGACCTTGACGGTGCGCGCCACGTTCCAGGACACATGGATCATGGGGACGATGGACTTCACCTTCTTCACCTCGTTCCACTCAAACCGCTCCAGAGCCAGCTGGTACTggtatgctacacacacacacacacacacacacagaggcgttAACATTCGGGGAGCAACAAGCCAGGTTAACTACTCGATTAATGTCAATGCATCCAGTGGCATTAGCCCGCAGCTTCTAGCTAGCTCATGCCCATATATGGGGTGTCACGGCTCCAGCCCGGCTCACCATTGAGAGGACCCACGTTCCAGGCGATGTTGTTGCACCAGCCCACGGCCTGGACCCAGTGCACCGTGCCGGCGTTGATCCACACCAGGTCCCCGGGCCGCTGGATGAAGCGGTACACGGGGATGTTGGCCTTGTAGAGGTCTTCCAGCACTGGCCACCAGGACCCCGTCAGGTAGTCCACGCCGTGCCTGAGCAGAAACCCAACGTCAGGCTCCCAATGTCGGCATGACGTCTCTAACGGTACCAGAAGTGTTTAAGGGCCCCGGTTCACCCAACAGGTAAACAGACCCTCTCTAGGGACCTGGTTTGACGGGTCCTGCTGTGGACACCATCGGCCGAACGACACTTACTTCTCACAGAAGTCGCTGATGGCGTGCCAGTAGTTCTCGTGCACAGAGAACCACTCGCAGTCCCCCGGGCCGATGTTGACGTTGACCGAGCAGAAGTTGTTGTTCTCCTGGTGACCTGCGGGGGGCAACGGAGGGAAGGTTACATGGCTGTATGCGTCAGGAGATATCACTACATTGATTGGACATCTGGACATAGGAGGAAGCCTCAATAAAAAAGGTGCAAGAATATGGTTTCAGATCCTTTTCAGTGTTTCCTGGTTTGGTAAAAATAAGACTTATCCTCcttgaatcaaaaaaaaatggatGTTAGCATGACTCCCTTTTTCTACGACCAACTGAAAAACGAATGAGGTCATCGGGGGACTCGGGACCACCCAACCAGACGATTGGTGGTCGAGTTGGGGGGCGGGTCTTACCTGGGGTGCGGCTGCCCGGGACCTTCATGTAGAGCTGCACGGTGTTCATGCCCAGGATGGTGTGGCCCACGTGGCTCAGCATGTTACCGCTGGACGCCACGCGCATGAAGGCGGGCAGCTTCTGCAGCTCCTGCAGCTGGGActtccacctggggggggggatacagggGGGATTAGGGGGTCTTCAACCCAATACTTTAAGATCAATCTATAATAAGTAAAAACCCCATTGTCTAGCCTTCTTGTTAAATCAATGTATTGTGTTTGGATAGGAGGTGACGGACGGTTTGGAGTTCCTCTCTACGTACCGTTTGGGGTCCGAGAGGTCGATGTTAGTGCCGAATTTAATGATCTTCCCCACTGGCTTCTGCTCACCACTGACGGAGGGGAAAGCACATACATAGATATTAAACCACGCATTAACTTGCGTTTTTTTATTACCAGTTAAAATAGAGGGACGTTTCTTATTACCTGCTGCCAGCTTCTTTAGGTGGATCCTTGCTGGGGGTGTCAAGACAACTCAAtggcttcttctccttcttgtcACCCTCttcttcgtcctcctcttcacttcctttctcctcctgcGGACACATGGATGTAAATGTTAACACCCAAATACGTCCAGACACAGGAGTTCAACGAGGGCCATCACTGAGCTGGGAGCGCTGGTGCCTCCGGGTGACGGCCGTACGAGGGGATGGGGCTCTGAGGGTCGGGGAGGTCTTCTTACCTGCAGGCTCTCCTGGAAGCTGGAGGCCTGGTACTGGGCGTACTTGGCGATGGTGGTGTGGGAGCGGCTGCTCTCGCAGGGCCAGGTCTGGCCCGTGCCGCTGGGGTCCCAGTTCTCGTCGGCGGGCTGCTGCACCTGGGTGCGGACCTCCACCGCCTGCTCCGCGTTGGCGTCCACCAGGGACTTGGTGGAGAACAGGCccaggtctagaggaggagggggaggttctAGTGTGAGCGGGTTCCCCGTCCGGTCTACGTCTACTGGAAGAGCGTGGGTAGGGGTTATAGCCACCcaacttattattattaagctCCGGTTGCAAGAATTACTCCATCAACTTCTGGGTTAATTTTAATTAAGTGTCCTTGCTTTACGTCCATTCTTTGTGGCATTTCTTTGTGCCCTGGTTGGTTGTGGCACATAATGATTTAACGTCATtcaccttgtgtgtgtggtcaggagACAATATAACACATACGTGCCATGAATCTAGGATGTTGTAGTGCCCCATACCCTCTATCTGCTTCCTAAGGACCCATCTGAGTGCACTCTCGCTTTTGATCAGAGCGTCCGCTGAATGACTCCACAGTGAGGAGGTGAGGCTAGCAGTGTGTGAGTACGTACTGAGTCTAAGCGATCCAGCCAGGCCTCTGATGACCGTCACAGGGTTCTTGGGGTCGGTGCAGAACTGCAGCAGCACCGGGGAGAAGGCGTCCCTCTTGCTCTCCAGCTGAACAGGATCGAGATCATGGACACGGTCATTTGAAGTACGGCTGTCAATTGTTTGTGAGGTAGGCTTATAAGGTAACCAAACAAATAGGCTTGTGCAGACTTAAAACATAAGCACCTGAAAACACTAATAACCAGAGGAACAACACATAACCCAATCAGAACGGTATGGTTGTCTAATTCATACTTCATCAGACATTCATTGGTTTAGCGCGTTTGGCGACTTACATAAATGCTGGGCGTCGGGGGGTAGAGCTTCTCCCTGGGGAGGGGCACCTCCGAGGTCATGGTGGGGGGCTTCACGGAGAAGGCCGGAAGCAAGTAGGACTCTCTGAACTTCCCCTTGACCCTGGATCCCCTGGGAGCGCGGAGAACAGGGTCAATCAAGGCTCTCAAACACAGGAGACGTAATGCTGCGGGATGGACCGTTCCTTTTGGGATCCCAATCCAAAACTAATAAAACATCTTTAGCTTTATATTGGGCCAttcttcctttttattttttaaaatgcTTTAAAGGTCCAGAGGCTTTGCTGAGCATGTTGATGTGAATGCAACCAATAGCTAGAATAAATACCTGCTCCTCAGCTTATACTTATTATTCATGGGTTTCAGAAGGCTTTATATCAATGAGTCTCACTGGTGACTGGTCCTCGGGGGGTACTCACTTGCAGGCCCTGATGATCTCCCCCGCCTTGTTCCTAATGGTGATCTCCTCCAGCGggatcctcttctcctccacctccgagGCGATGAAGGTCTCCCGGTCGCCGCTCTCCACCTTGATCAGCCGGATTTTCAGCTCCTTGGGCGGCCCGTCCGAGAGCGCCTTCAGCTTCAGGAAGTCGTCGGCGCCCGCCACCGCCGTCGTCTCCGCCTCGGGGTCCAGGCGGCTTggcgacgaggaggaagaggaggagggcgccTCGCCCCTGGACGTCCACTCGCCGGGCTCCCCCTCGCTGGCGGAGCCGGCCGTCGTGTCCTTGCGTTGCTTCTTCTTGTCGTGCGAGCGGTTCTTCTCGCGCTGCTCCTTGCTCTGGAGGTCCAGGTCTCCGAGGATCCGCCGGTCCTTCTCCTTGTGGCTCTTGCCCTCCTTGTGGCGCTTGCGGTGGCCGGAGCCGGAGTGGGAGGAcagggcgggggaggaggaggaggagaagaaggccaTGTCGGCCCTCTTCTCCCGCTCCtgcttcttcctctccttgcGCTCCTCGTGGTTCTTGCTGTGGCTGTGCTTCCTCTTCGTCTCcccgtccctctccctcgcccgcTCTCGGCTCTTGTCCTTGGTCCTCTcgcgctccttctccttcccgTGCGACGCgtgtcccctctcctccagcttGATGTGGCGCTCGGGGGAGCTCCTCTTGTCGGCGTGCCGACCGATGAGGACGTCACAGCTCCGGCCCAGCTCCGCCAGGGAGGTCTCGGAGATGGTGGTGAGCTTCTCCATCGCCTCCTCCTTGATGTCCGCCGGCTCCACGGTGGAGGGGACGAACGCCGTCCTCTGGTCCGTCGCCTCCCTCCGAACGTCGGCCATCGCCGCCTTGCTCTCCGCCAGGGGATACGGGGAGGTCTTGGGGTCGGGGGCCACGGGGGGGCTGAACCCCGGGTGGCTGGGGTCCGAGGTGGGGGAGCTGCCCTCCTTCTGCTGCCGGTGGATGTGGGGCCCGAGCGACAGCGACGACGAGTACTTGACCCCGAGCAGGGCGGAGGGCGGCGGCCTGCCGAAGGGCCCGCCGCGGTACGCGTACCTCTGGCTCTCCTTGACGGTGGCCAGGGACTTGAACATGCTGCTGACGCCCgtctggtggaggtggggcctctggggcggcggcggggagcaGGAGGGCGTCTCcgactcctcctcgtcctcctcctcgtccgccTCGCTCTTGCTGAGCTCGGGGAGGCCGTACAGCTTGGCCAGGTCGCTGTGCCGGTAGTTGGTGTTCTCCTCGGGGCCCGGCCCCACGCGGGGCCGCTGGAAGAGCTGGGGCCCGGCGCCGGGGGCCGCCTTGGggccctcctcgtcctcctcgttgaAGGAGGAGGTGCGGCTGCAGGGGGAGGCCAGCGAGCCCTGCCGGCTCAGCACGGGGGGGCTGGCGAACTCCTCCTGGTTGGCCGGGTGCTTGGGCGCCGGGATGAGGTCCGGGGCGCAGAGGTAGCCCGGGCCACCCAccacagccgccgccgccgggtcGCCGCCGGGGGGCCGGCCGCCGACGCACAGGGCCTCTTCCTTCTGGATGGACTCGTCCAGCATGGCCATGATGTTGGCCAGGCCGTCGGGGAGCAGCGTGGACAGCTCCGACGGCTCCTCCTCGAAGGGCCCGCCGTCAGAGTCCTCGTCCAGGGGCCGGAGGAGCAGCCCCCCGGGGGCCGAGGGCGGCGGCCCCTCCCTGGGGAAGGCCTGGTACAGCTTGGGGGGCTCGCCCAGCGTAAGGGTGGGCAGGGAGGGGAGTGGCCCCGGGTGGGATCTGGGGGGCTGCGGGCCCCTCAAAGGGTCTTTGGGGGAGCCGAGCGTCGGGGGGAAGGGGGACTGGGTCAACCCCGGTGCGTGGTGCAGCGTGGGGGGGCTGTGGCCCCACAGCTCTCTCTGCCGCTGCTTCTCTCTGGCGTACTCCgtctggggggtgagggggggcggTCGCAGTCGTTCCAGGGGGGTACTGGCGGGGGCGGCGGTGACGGCGCTGGGtgccggggccgacggaggaCAGGGGGGTACCCCGCCGCGACTCAGCCAGGGGTAAGGGGGCGAGGCCTGGGTGACTGACGCAgacggggcgggggggcttGAGAGgcgagggagggcggggggcggCGAGGAGTCGCCTGCCAGCAGTCTCTCCAGGTTGTCCATGGCCGTCTGCTCTCTTCTGCCTTTAGCgttggcctcctgctcctccctcctcttctgctgcagctgcagtctcctcctctcctcctcctgcctctcccactgtcgtttctcctcctccttcctctcccactccctccgtTGTTTCTCCTGCCACTCCCTCCgttgtttctcctcctcctgtctctcccgctgctttttctcctcctcctgtctctccctctggcgtttctcctcctcctgtctctccctctggcgtttctcctcctccttcctctcccactccctctgccgtttcttctcctcctgcttcttcctctcctcttccagcCGCTCCCATTCTCTCCTCttgcactcctcctcctccttcctctccagctccctcctcttcctctcctgcctctccagctccctcctcttcctctcctgcctCTCCAGCTCtcgcctcttcctctcctcctcctcctccttcttcctcttgtcCTCCTGTTGCCTCTCCCACTCCCGCCTCTTCTGACACTCCTCCTCTCGCctcttcctctccgtctcctcctcctcctccctggccctcttcctcgtctcctccGCCTGCATGTGGCCCTCCAGCTCGGCGTCCAGTTTGTCCAGGGCCTCCTCGATGGACTGCGAGGCCGGCACCGGAGCACACAGCTGGGGCTGGCCTCGGGCCTGGCCGGTGCCCTGGGGGGTGGAGCCTGGCTGGTGCCCCACTCTGGGGAGGCCGGGGTGGGCGTGTcgggcagcagcagcggcgtggtggtgctggtggtggtggtggtggtgggggcccgACGGAGCCACGGGAGTGTAGGAGCTGAGGGAaccagaggagggagggaggactgaCGAGGGTCTGCTGGTGATCACGCTCTCCCCCGCCCGCTGGAAACCTGagaacagggaggaggagagcgccGGCGAGGACACGGaggacgacggcggcggcggcggcggggggggtggaggtttgGGCGTGCCGTGCTGCTCCGCCTTTGTGGTCCGTCGGTAGTAGGCGCTCTCGCCCTGTgtgggcgggggcggcggcgggggcgcggCGCTGGGAGCTCCCTGATGCTGTGGTCGGTGCACCACCCTCTGctgtgggtggtggtgctgtgggtggtggtggtggtggtggtggtgctgggcggAGCCAGCCTGGGTTCCCTGATAGCTCGACTGCAGCAGGGCGTCCCGCTGG contains:
- the kdm6ba gene encoding lysine-specific demethylase 6B isoform X1 produces the protein MHHAVEQFGGRGTREPFPLDGLNRGPWAPVGSRPWPPPTRCSPGMSQHQLLPHLPLGPMGGLNHPKYFNNGPMPVRGGDKLDLPQHASLPGMQREQPRAPPPHPAHHHHPHPHPPPPHRGWEQLGQLYDPHPPPSQGGPTPGDHTLRLHAGGGGGGSGGGCYANNGGGGGGGGPPPPNPHLPPGRVGQLLKFGGPQEPHVPRAPQPLGEEMWAQVQQQQRGGGYPVKMVGGQLKRPGPPMGGEHSVIQHTPALHPASRPSPEQDCSASPKRKKRPDQVPNGGVQRFPGPPAAPQSLHPQAASQGHYPPPKPAFWNPVAKGNAPWQPQTAERKSLAPHEFQARTETKKPGGYGHKPPAPASASTHSTLSPSLGGYHPGPQKTGYHHHSHHLQQQQQQQQQQQQQQQPQPPVVNQSPHSSYPQPGSAKPAPAPPRHPSLEPHRGHQGASHAQSHHTPPRGAREPAPPPRSSPANPPAATSSSVPYSHFQPHAGLGHPGPPAPSPQPTSSTAVPQQQPGTARDDWKYQGRAGSHSLEAGLYRSTQILPQGQQSHAPSLHHSHSHPLHHHVSPPLVNPTRTPVITPNPPAPQPSFSVGGYGNNNNHNNSGSVIGGRPPGAVSTATTGSCLVRNGGGGGGGVGDVLWQRERAPAPQTPNPAPAPNTFQRDALLQSSYQGTQAGSAQHHHHHHHHPQHHHPQQRVVHRPQHQGAPSAAPPPPPPPTQGESAYYRRTTKAEQHGTPKPPPPPPPPPPSSSVSSPALSSSLFSGFQRAGESVITSRPSSVLPPSSGSLSSYTPVAPSGPHHHHHHQHHHAAAAARHAHPGLPRVGHQPGSTPQGTGQARGQPQLCAPVPASQSIEEALDKLDAELEGHMQAEETRKRAREEEEETERKRREEECQKRREWERQQEDKRKKEEEEERKRRELERQERKRRELERQERKRRELERKEEEECKRREWERLEEERKKQEEKKRQREWERKEEEKRQRERQEEEKRQRERQEEEKKQRERQEEEKQRREWQEKQRREWERKEEEKRQWERQEEERRRLQLQQKRREEQEANAKGRREQTAMDNLERLLAGDSSPPPALPRLSSPPAPSASVTQASPPYPWLSRGGVPPCPPSAPAPSAVTAAPASTPLERLRPPPLTPQTEYAREKQRQRELWGHSPPTLHHAPGLTQSPFPPTLGSPKDPLRGPQPPRSHPGPLPSLPTLTLGEPPKLYQAFPREGPPPSAPGGLLLRPLDEDSDGGPFEEEPSELSTLLPDGLANIMAMLDESIQKEEALCVGGRPPGGDPAAAAVVGGPGYLCAPDLIPAPKHPANQEEFASPPVLSRQGSLASPCSRTSSFNEEDEEGPKAAPGAGPQLFQRPRVGPGPEENTNYRHSDLAKLYGLPELSKSEADEEEDEEESETPSCSPPPPQRPHLHQTGVSSMFKSLATVKESQRYAYRGGPFGRPPPSALLGVKYSSSLSLGPHIHRQQKEGSSPTSDPSHPGFSPPVAPDPKTSPYPLAESKAAMADVRREATDQRTAFVPSTVEPADIKEEAMEKLTTISETSLAELGRSCDVLIGRHADKRSSPERHIKLEERGHASHGKEKERERTKDKSRERARERDGETKRKHSHSKNHEERKERKKQEREKRADMAFFSSSSSPALSSHSGSGHRKRHKEGKSHKEKDRRILGDLDLQSKEQREKNRSHDKKKQRKDTTAGSASEGEPGEWTSRGEAPSSSSSSSPSRLDPEAETTAVAGADDFLKLKALSDGPPKELKIRLIKVESGDRETFIASEVEEKRIPLEEITIRNKAGEIIRACKGSRVKGKFRESYLLPAFSVKPPTMTSEVPLPREKLYPPTPSIYLESKRDAFSPVLLQFCTDPKNPVTVIRGLAGSLRLNLGLFSTKSLVDANAEQAVEVRTQVQQPADENWDPSGTGQTWPCESSRSHTTIAKYAQYQASSFQESLQEEKGSEEEDEEEGDKKEKKPLSCLDTPSKDPPKEAGSSGEQKPVGKIIKFGTNIDLSDPKRWKSQLQELQKLPAFMRVASSGNMLSHVGHTILGMNTVQLYMKVPGSRTPGHQENNNFCSVNVNIGPGDCEWFSVHENYWHAISDFCEKHGVDYLTGSWWPVLEDLYKANIPVYRFIQRPGDLVWINAGTVHWVQAVGWCNNIAWNVGPLNAYQYQLALERFEWNEVKKVKSIVPMIHVSWNVARTVKVTDPDTFKMLKHCLLQSMKHIQVLRDQLVAGGKKISYQSRVKDEPAYYCNECDVEVFDLLFVTSESSSRKTYVVHCEDCARHRSPSLANVVVLEQYRIDELMTAYDSFNLSSVSGSR